The following are encoded in a window of Arthrobacter sp. OAP107 genomic DNA:
- a CDS encoding replication-associated recombination protein A has product MDDLFGSAAQDSDDGNDGDNDDAADSGQFRSAQSRSTQSRSAQPRSPLAVRMRPRTLDEVVGQQHLLGQGSPLRQLAAGADAAGPAGPSSLILWGPPGTGKTTLAHVIARGPGRKFVELSAITSGVKDVRRVMDDALTARDLYKTTTVLFLDEIHRFNKAQQDALLPGVEKGWVVLVAATTENPSFSVVSPLLSRSLLLTLKPLTDADIEGLLVRAVEDPRGLNGNVRLSDEALEHLVRLSGGDARRALTALEAAAGVAFGDADDVESAVAGDGDTDEDGDSAAGGTVDVGAREPVTVDLRHTERAVDAAAVRYDRAGDQHYDVASAFIKSIRGSDVDAALHYLARMLEAGEDPRFVARRIVISAAEDVGMADPTALQTAVAAAQAVQLIGMPEGRIVLAEAVVHLATAPKSNAAYMGINKAVADVRAGLGNGIPAHLRDAHYPGSKQLGHGVGYKYAHDAPHSVAAQQYPPDDLVGRDYYEPTANGAERDIAVRLERLRKIVRGK; this is encoded by the coding sequence GTGGATGATCTCTTTGGTTCGGCGGCACAGGACAGCGACGACGGGAACGACGGCGACAACGACGACGCCGCTGACTCCGGCCAGTTTCGTTCAGCCCAGTCCCGCTCAACACAGTCCCGTTCTGCCCAGCCGCGCAGCCCGCTGGCGGTCCGGATGCGTCCGCGCACGCTTGACGAGGTGGTGGGCCAGCAGCACCTGCTGGGCCAGGGGTCACCGCTGCGGCAGCTGGCAGCTGGTGCCGATGCTGCCGGTCCGGCCGGCCCCAGTTCGCTCATCCTCTGGGGTCCGCCAGGCACTGGGAAAACCACGCTGGCCCATGTGATCGCACGGGGTCCCGGGCGCAAGTTCGTGGAGCTCTCCGCCATCACGTCCGGGGTCAAGGATGTCCGCCGCGTCATGGACGACGCCCTGACCGCCCGCGACCTGTACAAGACCACCACCGTCCTGTTCCTGGACGAGATCCACCGCTTCAACAAGGCCCAGCAGGACGCGCTGCTGCCCGGCGTCGAAAAGGGCTGGGTTGTCCTGGTGGCGGCAACCACGGAAAATCCGTCGTTCTCGGTGGTCTCGCCGCTGCTGTCCCGCTCCCTGCTCCTGACTCTCAAGCCGCTCACGGACGCGGACATCGAGGGCCTGCTGGTGCGGGCCGTCGAGGATCCGCGCGGGCTGAACGGCAACGTCCGGCTCAGCGACGAGGCCCTGGAACACCTCGTCCGGCTGTCCGGCGGGGACGCCCGCCGGGCGCTCACGGCCCTGGAGGCCGCTGCCGGCGTTGCCTTCGGTGACGCGGACGACGTCGAAAGTGCCGTTGCGGGGGACGGCGACACCGATGAGGACGGTGACAGTGCTGCAGGCGGCACGGTTGATGTAGGTGCAAGGGAGCCTGTCACCGTGGACCTGCGGCACACCGAGCGTGCCGTGGACGCTGCAGCCGTGCGATACGACCGGGCCGGGGACCAGCACTACGACGTGGCCAGCGCGTTCATCAAGTCCATCCGGGGCTCTGACGTGGACGCGGCCCTGCATTACCTCGCGCGGATGCTGGAGGCGGGGGAGGACCCGCGCTTCGTGGCCCGGCGCATCGTGATCTCGGCCGCGGAGGACGTGGGCATGGCGGATCCGACGGCTCTGCAGACGGCGGTTGCCGCGGCACAGGCCGTGCAGCTCATCGGTATGCCTGAGGGCCGCATCGTCCTCGCCGAGGCAGTGGTCCACCTGGCCACGGCGCCCAAGTCGAACGCGGCCTACATGGGCATCAACAAGGCCGTCGCTGACGTGCGGGCGGGCCTGGGCAACGGGATCCCCGCGCACCTGCGCGACGCGCACTATCCAGGGTCAAAGCAGCTGGGCCACGGAGTGGGCTACAAGTACGCCCACGATGCCCCGCACTCGGTGGCCGCCCAGCAGTATCCGCCGGACGATCTTGTGGGCCGCGACTATTACGAGCCCACAGCAAACGGTGCGGAGCGGGACATCGCTGTCCGGCTTGAACGGCTGCGGAAGATCGTCCGGGGCAAGTGA
- the rpsD gene encoding 30S ribosomal protein S4: MANNTRARRQARLSRSLGIALTPKAAKYMERRPYGPGEHGRARKKQDSDYAVRLREKQRLRAQYGIREAQMTRAFEEARRTKGLTGENLIELLEMRLDALVLRAGFARTIAQARQLVVHRHILVDGIRVDRPSFRVGEGQLVHVHSRSETMPPFQVAAAGAHRDVLPQVPAYLDVKLDALQARLVRRPKRSEVPVTCEEQLVVEFYAR; the protein is encoded by the coding sequence GTGGCTAACAACACTCGTGCTCGCCGTCAGGCCCGCCTCTCGCGGTCCCTCGGCATCGCTCTGACCCCCAAGGCCGCCAAGTACATGGAGCGCCGCCCGTACGGCCCCGGTGAGCATGGCCGTGCCCGCAAGAAGCAGGACTCCGACTACGCCGTACGTCTGCGCGAGAAGCAGCGCCTGCGCGCCCAGTACGGCATCCGCGAAGCCCAGATGACCCGTGCCTTCGAAGAAGCACGCCGCACCAAGGGCCTGACCGGTGAAAACCTCATCGAACTGCTCGAAATGCGCCTCGACGCCCTCGTGCTGCGTGCCGGCTTCGCCCGCACCATCGCACAGGCCCGCCAGCTGGTTGTGCACCGCCACATCCTGGTTGACGGCATCCGCGTTGACCGCCCGTCCTTCCGCGTCGGCGAGGGCCAGCTGGTCCACGTCCACAGCCGCAGCGAAACCATGCCTCCGTTCCAGGTTGCAGCAGCCGGCGCCCACCGCGACGTCCTGCCCCAGGTTCCGGCCTACCTGGACGTCAAGCTCGACGCACTGCAGGCCCGCCTGGTTCGCCGCCCGAAGCGCTCCGAGGTCCCCGTGACCTGCGAAGAGCAGCTCGTCGTCGAATTCTACGCACGCTAA
- a CDS encoding DUF948 domain-containing protein: MSGGDIAGLIAAGVFALLVLLLAVPILKLGRVFDEVRTSIRSISDGATPLMDEVTATVSTTNQQLKKVDGIASNVSDASANISALSSLVAATVGSPLIKVAAFSYGVRSAFATRKKPATGRRSR; this comes from the coding sequence ATGTCTGGTGGCGATATTGCCGGCCTGATCGCGGCCGGGGTATTTGCGCTCCTGGTCCTGTTGCTTGCTGTGCCCATCCTCAAGCTGGGGCGGGTGTTTGATGAGGTGCGGACCTCCATCCGCTCCATCAGTGACGGCGCCACCCCGCTCATGGACGAGGTCACCGCGACGGTCTCCACCACCAACCAGCAGCTGAAGAAAGTGGACGGCATCGCCTCCAACGTTTCCGATGCCTCGGCCAACATCTCCGCCCTGTCCTCCCTCGTGGCCGCGACTGTCGGTTCGCCGCTGATCAAGGTGGCTGCGTTCAGCTACGGCGTCCGCTCCGCGTTCGCCACCCGCAAGAAGCCCGCCACCGGCCGCCGCAGCCGCTAA
- a CDS encoding DUF6167 family protein, whose translation MKRLVWMGIGVAIGVIAFRKVTEAQSALGPEGLNRAVGRLADGVYDFADAVRAGMRERETDLRTALGVESQDVVRR comes from the coding sequence ATGAAACGACTTGTCTGGATGGGAATCGGCGTGGCCATCGGGGTCATCGCGTTCCGCAAGGTCACCGAAGCGCAGTCGGCGCTGGGCCCCGAAGGCCTGAACCGGGCCGTGGGCCGGCTCGCCGACGGCGTGTACGACTTTGCCGACGCCGTCCGCGCCGGCATGCGCGAACGGGAAACGGACCTGCGCACCGCGCTGGGTGTCGAATCCCAGGACGTCGTCCGCCGCTAA
- the alaS gene encoding alanine--tRNA ligase, translated as MKSQEITKRWVDFFVSKGHTAVPSASLVSSDPSLLFTVAGMVPFIPYLTAREEPPYTRATSVQKCIRTGDIEEVGKTARHGTFFQMCGNFSFGDYFKEDAIKFAWELLTTGVADGGYGLPPERLWVTVYEEDDEAEELWLKNTGVPAERIQRMGKSDNYWSTGQPGPAGPCSEIYYDRGPAYGAEGGPIADENRYVEIWNLVFMQYQIDNVRSKVEFDIMGELPKKNIDTGLGMERLAMILQDVENMYETDQVRPVIDMAAKLSGKEYTSAETEDDPHHTDDVRMRVVADHIRSALMLIADGVTPSNEGRGYVLRRLIRRAVRSMRLLGVEQACLPDLLPASRDAMKGVYPIVDTDFDRISRIAYAEEKAFLRTIASGTARLEDAVNESKAAGRPLSGADAFTLHDTYGFPIDLTLEMAEEAGLKVDEPEFRKLMLEQRQRAQADAKGKKGGHADLSAFQELLAEGETVFTGYTDLEGESRVRGILSGGSKVAQAATGDEIELVLAETPFYAEAGGQAADTGLITGDGFVVEVLDVQRPVKGLSVHKAIVREGEIASDALVRAAVDRERRHAAEQAHTGTHIVHAALHQILGPQATQRGSFNKAGYLRFDFAWGEGLSAATKSEIEEVSNLAIRNNFHVETKVMGLAEAKALGAMALFGENYGSEVRVVEIDGAWSRELCGGTHVSNTSLIGSLSLLGEQSVGSGNRRVEAFVGMDAFRHLAAERALVTELTEMLKVPSGQLADRISATLAKLKATEKELERLRKEQLAAAAAQLAGTAVDAAGVRVIAHDAGQVSGADDIRGLALDLRNRLGSEASTVAVAGVSNDRPVILVATNAAAREAGVKAGALVRLAAGILGGGGGGKDDVAQGGGTDASKVGAALTAVVDAVTRR; from the coding sequence ATGAAGTCGCAGGAGATCACAAAGCGCTGGGTCGATTTTTTCGTCAGCAAAGGCCACACGGCGGTTCCCTCCGCATCGCTGGTCTCCAGCGACCCCTCCCTGCTGTTCACGGTTGCCGGCATGGTGCCGTTCATCCCGTACCTGACCGCGCGCGAGGAACCGCCCTACACCCGGGCCACCAGCGTCCAGAAGTGCATCCGCACCGGTGACATTGAGGAGGTGGGCAAGACCGCCCGCCACGGCACCTTCTTCCAGATGTGCGGCAACTTCTCCTTCGGGGACTACTTCAAGGAAGACGCCATCAAGTTCGCGTGGGAGCTGCTCACCACGGGCGTTGCCGACGGCGGATACGGACTTCCGCCCGAACGGCTCTGGGTGACGGTCTACGAAGAGGACGACGAAGCCGAGGAACTCTGGCTCAAGAACACCGGAGTGCCCGCTGAGCGCATCCAGCGCATGGGCAAGTCGGACAACTACTGGTCCACCGGCCAGCCCGGCCCGGCCGGCCCCTGCTCGGAGATCTACTACGACCGCGGCCCGGCCTACGGCGCCGAGGGCGGCCCCATCGCCGACGAGAACCGCTACGTGGAGATCTGGAACCTCGTGTTCATGCAGTACCAGATCGACAACGTCCGCTCGAAGGTCGAGTTCGACATCATGGGCGAACTGCCCAAGAAGAACATCGACACCGGCCTGGGCATGGAACGCCTCGCCATGATCCTGCAGGACGTCGAGAACATGTACGAGACCGACCAGGTCCGTCCGGTCATCGACATGGCTGCCAAGCTCTCGGGCAAGGAATACACCTCCGCCGAGACCGAGGACGATCCGCACCACACCGATGACGTCCGCATGCGCGTCGTCGCCGACCACATCCGCTCGGCCCTGATGCTCATCGCCGACGGCGTCACGCCCTCCAACGAAGGCCGGGGTTACGTGCTGCGCCGCCTCATCCGCCGCGCGGTCCGCTCCATGCGCCTTCTGGGCGTGGAACAGGCCTGCCTGCCGGACCTGCTGCCCGCGTCGCGGGACGCCATGAAGGGCGTGTACCCCATCGTGGACACGGACTTCGACCGCATCAGCCGGATCGCCTACGCCGAAGAAAAGGCGTTCCTGCGTACCATCGCGTCCGGCACGGCCCGCCTCGAGGACGCCGTCAACGAGTCCAAGGCCGCCGGCCGCCCGCTCTCCGGTGCCGACGCCTTCACACTGCACGACACCTACGGCTTCCCGATCGACCTGACGCTCGAAATGGCCGAGGAAGCCGGGCTGAAGGTGGACGAGCCCGAGTTCCGCAAGCTCATGCTCGAGCAGCGCCAGCGCGCCCAGGCCGACGCCAAGGGCAAGAAGGGCGGCCACGCCGACCTCTCCGCCTTCCAGGAGCTGCTGGCCGAGGGCGAGACCGTCTTCACCGGCTACACCGACCTCGAGGGCGAATCCCGCGTCCGCGGCATCCTCAGCGGCGGCAGCAAGGTGGCCCAGGCCGCCACCGGCGACGAAATCGAACTCGTCCTCGCCGAGACCCCGTTCTACGCCGAAGCGGGCGGCCAGGCAGCCGACACCGGCCTGATCACCGGCGACGGCTTCGTCGTCGAGGTCCTGGACGTCCAGCGTCCGGTCAAGGGCCTGAGCGTCCACAAGGCCATCGTCCGCGAGGGCGAGATCGCCTCCGACGCCCTGGTCCGGGCAGCGGTGGACCGCGAACGGCGCCACGCTGCCGAGCAGGCGCACACCGGAACGCACATCGTGCACGCGGCGCTGCACCAGATCCTCGGCCCGCAGGCCACCCAGCGCGGTTCGTTCAACAAGGCCGGCTACCTGCGCTTCGACTTCGCCTGGGGCGAAGGGCTGAGCGCCGCCACCAAGTCCGAGATCGAGGAAGTCTCCAACCTCGCCATCCGGAACAACTTCCACGTGGAGACCAAGGTCATGGGCCTCGCCGAAGCCAAGGCCCTCGGCGCCATGGCGCTGTTCGGCGAGAACTACGGCAGCGAAGTCCGGGTTGTGGAGATCGACGGCGCGTGGTCCCGCGAGCTGTGCGGCGGCACGCACGTGTCCAACACCTCCCTCATCGGCAGCCTGTCCCTGCTCGGCGAGCAGTCCGTGGGGTCAGGGAACCGCCGTGTCGAGGCGTTCGTCGGCATGGACGCCTTCCGGCACCTGGCCGCCGAACGCGCCCTGGTGACCGAACTCACCGAAATGCTCAAGGTGCCCTCGGGCCAGCTGGCTGACCGGATCTCCGCTACCCTCGCCAAGCTGAAGGCCACGGAAAAGGAACTCGAGCGGCTCCGGAAGGAGCAGCTCGCGGCCGCTGCCGCCCAGCTCGCGGGAACCGCCGTGGACGCCGCCGGCGTCCGGGTCATCGCGCACGACGCCGGCCAGGTCAGCGGAGCCGACGACATCCGCGGCCTCGCCCTGGACCTGCGCAACCGGCTGGGTTCCGAGGCCTCAACGGTTGCCGTCGCAGGCGTCAGCAACGACCGCCCGGTCATCCTGGTGGCAACCAACGCAGCCGCCCGTGAAGCCGGCGTGAAGGCCGGTGCCCTGGTCCGGCTCGCGGCCGGAATCCTCGGCGGCGGCGGTGGCGGCAAGGACGACGTCGCCCAGGGCGGCGGTACCGACGCCTCCAAGGTCGGCGCCGCACTGACCGCCGTCGTCGATGCTGTCACCAGGCGCTAA
- the ruvX gene encoding Holliday junction resolvase RuvX, which produces MTSSAEPHVHPRGIKLGVDVGTVRVGVAICDRDEILATPLKTLDRNTKKNSDVRVLAALAADRGAVQIFVGLPRTMKGEEHASARMATEYAQLLADELDRAGLDVPVHLVDERLSTVTAHRNLHEAGMSSKNHRKVVDQVAAAGILQHAIDMQKARGTDVGSRVRALPRTGLPGHAAADTAERPDPEKETQSSEDGQL; this is translated from the coding sequence GTGACTTCCTCCGCTGAGCCGCACGTCCACCCCCGGGGCATCAAACTGGGGGTGGATGTGGGGACCGTCCGCGTCGGCGTCGCAATTTGTGACCGGGATGAGATTCTCGCCACACCGCTGAAGACGCTGGACCGCAATACCAAGAAGAATTCGGATGTCCGGGTCCTTGCCGCCCTGGCGGCAGACCGGGGAGCCGTGCAGATTTTCGTAGGCCTGCCACGGACCATGAAGGGCGAGGAACACGCCTCAGCCCGCATGGCGACGGAGTACGCCCAGCTGCTGGCTGACGAGCTGGACCGCGCAGGTTTGGACGTCCCGGTGCACCTGGTTGACGAACGGCTCAGCACCGTCACGGCCCACCGCAACCTTCACGAAGCTGGCATGAGCAGCAAAAATCACCGTAAAGTGGTGGATCAGGTTGCGGCTGCAGGAATCCTGCAGCACGCCATCGATATGCAAAAAGCCAGGGGAACGGATGTGGGGAGCCGTGTGCGCGCGCTTCCCCGTACGGGGCTGCCCGGACACGCCGCCGCAGATACTGCTGAACGGCCTGATCCGGAAAAGGAAACACAATCTTCAGAGGATGGACAGCTATAG
- the mltG gene encoding endolytic transglycosylase MltG produces MSPVNSDDSSGGPFMDAGRPLTRKEIRAREKAITAESGDAVPEQAYESGEEVHVGVGTAQRAGSSASGLASPRTAAMATTPAAVPAASAVPEPRIPAAQVPEARPVPAAEVPDAQPLPAAEVPDAPPVPPTIHDPAEHAGAAAPADAGYVDAEIHGVQNEDAPHFAEFAHGHHGDVHHEDVDHYDVHHDAAAHETYEDHAHYEQQAVGHQLLAGAESAATVARPSKKVRRRRRLVALLLTLALFVTATVVGAQFLKPLLGNDKPADYPGPGTGQVKVSVVPGEGPVSVAAKLEDAKVVANSETFMAALTASGGTLNPGEYEFKQEMKNSDAVSVLLNEGQAKVMYFALSAGLRIDESLQAISEGSGLSLAQLKALSDSPKQFGLTSKAKNLEGFLAPGEYRFPLGSTAKEILTKLVKSTQDELKAQGVTDAAKQYDVVTVASIVQAEGGQAEYKDVAGAIYNRLKPTNTETNGLIQSDATVTYGLGKKTFHIDEAEKADKSNPYNTYAIKGLPAGPIGSPGKTAIDAAAKPNNNDYLYWVTINLDTKETKFSKTLAEHNGYVEQYNAWCEANPGRCV; encoded by the coding sequence GTGAGCCCGGTCAATAGCGACGACTCCTCCGGCGGCCCCTTCATGGACGCCGGACGGCCCCTGACACGCAAGGAGATCCGCGCCCGCGAGAAGGCCATCACCGCCGAGTCCGGCGATGCCGTGCCCGAGCAGGCCTACGAGTCCGGTGAAGAGGTGCACGTCGGAGTCGGCACCGCGCAGCGGGCCGGGTCATCGGCCTCCGGTTTGGCGAGCCCCCGGACGGCGGCAATGGCGACGACACCGGCCGCCGTTCCGGCTGCATCCGCCGTGCCGGAACCCCGCATCCCTGCCGCCCAGGTTCCGGAGGCGCGGCCTGTTCCGGCCGCCGAGGTTCCTGATGCCCAGCCGCTTCCGGCCGCCGAAGTTCCCGACGCTCCGCCGGTTCCGCCAACCATCCACGACCCCGCCGAACATGCCGGCGCGGCAGCTCCCGCCGACGCCGGGTATGTGGATGCTGAGATCCACGGCGTCCAGAACGAGGACGCGCCGCACTTTGCCGAGTTCGCACACGGCCACCACGGGGACGTCCACCACGAAGACGTCGACCACTATGACGTCCACCATGACGCGGCAGCCCACGAGACCTACGAGGACCATGCGCACTACGAGCAGCAGGCTGTGGGGCACCAGCTCCTGGCCGGCGCCGAAAGCGCGGCCACGGTGGCACGGCCCTCCAAGAAGGTCCGCCGCCGGCGCCGCCTCGTGGCGCTCCTGCTGACCCTCGCGCTCTTCGTCACCGCCACCGTCGTCGGCGCGCAGTTCCTGAAGCCGCTGCTGGGGAACGACAAGCCGGCCGACTATCCCGGCCCCGGCACCGGACAGGTCAAGGTATCGGTGGTTCCGGGCGAAGGGCCGGTGTCCGTCGCGGCCAAGCTCGAGGACGCGAAGGTGGTGGCCAACTCCGAAACTTTCATGGCGGCCCTGACCGCGTCCGGCGGCACGCTGAATCCGGGGGAGTACGAGTTCAAGCAGGAAATGAAGAACTCCGACGCCGTCTCCGTGCTCCTCAACGAGGGACAGGCGAAGGTCATGTACTTCGCCCTCAGCGCGGGCCTGCGCATCGATGAATCGCTGCAGGCCATCTCTGAAGGGTCCGGCCTTTCCCTGGCCCAGCTCAAGGCACTCAGCGACTCACCCAAGCAGTTCGGTCTGACCTCGAAGGCGAAGAACCTGGAAGGCTTCCTGGCCCCGGGGGAGTATCGCTTCCCGCTGGGATCCACCGCCAAGGAGATCCTCACCAAGCTGGTCAAGTCCACCCAGGACGAACTGAAGGCCCAGGGCGTCACGGACGCCGCCAAGCAGTACGACGTCGTGACCGTCGCCAGCATCGTGCAGGCAGAGGGCGGCCAGGCCGAATACAAGGACGTGGCGGGCGCCATCTACAACCGCCTGAAGCCCACCAACACGGAAACCAACGGGCTGATCCAGTCGGACGCCACCGTCACCTACGGCCTGGGCAAGAAGACCTTCCACATCGACGAGGCCGAAAAGGCCGACAAGTCCAATCCGTACAACACCTACGCCATCAAGGGCCTGCCTGCCGGGCCCATCGGATCGCCGGGCAAGACGGCCATCGACGCGGCGGCCAAGCCGAACAACAACGATTACCTGTACTGGGTGACCATCAACCTCGACACCAAGGAAACGAAGTTCTCCAAGACGCTTGCCGAGCACAACGGCTACGTCGAGCAGTACAACGCCTGGTGCGAGGCCAACCCGGGCCGTTGCGTATGA
- a CDS encoding shikimate dehydrogenase, translating to MSLRAAVLGHPIGHSKSPALHLAAYARLGADIGYSAIDVTEEALPAFMDSVRTEPGWRGLSVTMPLKKAMVSEVDEVRGVARVLGVINTVVFEEAGASARRVGYNTDVAGIVNALRNAGAAEGPSAVILGGGGTAAAAVAALQELGAVSVDLYVRNTARAEEARAAASGLGMDITVHSLDGAVEAMAGAGVVISTLPPRAADGMAAELEALGRRTDGVLLDVAYDPWPSKIAAAWHAGGGTVVPGLEMLLYQAVEQVRHFTGLAEAGSADVIDVMCDAVGAPRRVS from the coding sequence ATGAGCCTGCGGGCAGCCGTCCTGGGGCACCCCATCGGCCATTCGAAATCGCCGGCGCTCCACCTTGCCGCCTACGCGCGGCTCGGAGCGGACATCGGCTACAGCGCCATCGACGTGACCGAGGAGGCGCTGCCGGCGTTCATGGACTCCGTCCGTACCGAGCCCGGCTGGCGGGGGCTGTCCGTCACCATGCCGCTGAAGAAGGCGATGGTCAGCGAGGTGGATGAGGTCCGCGGCGTCGCCCGGGTCCTGGGCGTCATCAACACTGTGGTGTTCGAGGAGGCGGGAGCGTCCGCGCGGCGCGTCGGCTACAACACCGACGTCGCGGGAATAGTCAACGCCCTCCGCAATGCCGGCGCGGCCGAGGGCCCCTCGGCCGTCATACTCGGCGGCGGCGGAACGGCGGCCGCGGCAGTGGCAGCCCTGCAGGAGCTTGGCGCCGTGTCCGTGGACCTGTACGTCCGGAACACCGCCCGGGCTGAAGAAGCCAGGGCTGCGGCCAGCGGGCTCGGCATGGACATCACCGTCCATTCCCTCGACGGTGCCGTCGAAGCGATGGCTGGAGCCGGCGTCGTAATCTCCACCCTGCCGCCGCGGGCGGCCGACGGGATGGCGGCGGAGCTGGAAGCACTGGGACGGCGCACCGACGGCGTCCTGCTGGACGTTGCCTACGACCCCTGGCCCAGCAAAATCGCCGCCGCTTGGCATGCCGGTGGCGGAACAGTGGTCCCCGGCTTGGAGATGCTGCTCTACCAGGCGGTGGAGCAGGTCCGCCATTTCACCGGCCTGGCAGAGGCCGGAAGTGCCGACGTCATAGATGTGATGTGCGACGCAGTCGGGGCACCCCGGCGGGTGTCCTGA
- the aroC gene encoding chorismate synthase gives MLRWLTAGESHGPALVGIIEGVPAGVELTSGQIADALARRRLGYGRGARMKFEQDVVTILGGVRHGITQGGPVAIQVGNTEWPKWEQIMSADPVAPEELEGQARNAPLTRPRPGHADFTGMQKYGFDEARPVLERASARETATRVAMGTVAAQFLKHLGIELVSHTVSIASVTVPEGRPLPLPDNVIALDADPLRCFDRETSDAMVAEVDAAHKEGETLGGVVEVLAYGLPPGLGSYVHWDRRLDSRLAAALMGIQAIKGVEVGDGFLTAARRGSAAHDEIVKDSDGRIIRTSNRAGGIEGGMSIGDVLRVRAAMKPIATVPRALKTIDISTGEAAKAHHQRSDVCAVPAAGVVAEAMVALVLAEAVTEKFGGDSVAETARNIKGYLESIPASLDTIGL, from the coding sequence ATGTTGCGTTGGTTGACCGCCGGTGAATCCCATGGCCCGGCACTGGTCGGAATTATTGAAGGCGTCCCCGCAGGTGTTGAACTCACCAGCGGGCAGATCGCCGATGCCCTTGCCCGCCGGCGGCTTGGCTACGGCCGCGGGGCGCGGATGAAGTTTGAGCAGGACGTCGTCACGATCCTCGGCGGTGTCCGCCACGGCATCACCCAGGGCGGCCCCGTAGCCATCCAGGTGGGCAACACCGAATGGCCCAAGTGGGAACAGATCATGTCCGCCGATCCTGTGGCCCCGGAGGAACTCGAAGGCCAGGCCCGCAACGCCCCGCTGACCCGGCCGCGCCCCGGACACGCCGACTTCACAGGCATGCAGAAGTACGGCTTCGACGAGGCCCGCCCCGTGCTGGAACGTGCCAGCGCCCGGGAAACCGCCACACGTGTTGCCATGGGCACTGTTGCCGCCCAGTTCCTGAAGCACCTCGGCATCGAGCTCGTCAGCCACACCGTCTCCATCGCCAGCGTTACCGTCCCCGAGGGCCGGCCGCTGCCGTTGCCGGACAACGTGATTGCGCTCGACGCCGACCCCCTGCGCTGCTTCGACCGCGAAACATCCGACGCCATGGTTGCGGAGGTGGACGCCGCCCATAAGGAAGGCGAAACCCTCGGCGGCGTGGTGGAGGTGCTCGCCTACGGCCTGCCCCCGGGACTCGGCAGCTACGTCCACTGGGACCGCCGCCTGGACTCCCGCCTGGCCGCCGCCCTCATGGGCATCCAGGCCATCAAGGGCGTTGAGGTGGGCGACGGTTTCCTCACCGCCGCACGCCGCGGTTCGGCCGCCCACGACGAGATCGTCAAGGACTCCGACGGCCGGATCATCCGCACGTCCAACCGCGCCGGCGGCATCGAAGGCGGCATGAGCATCGGCGACGTCCTGCGCGTCCGGGCCGCCATGAAGCCCATCGCCACCGTGCCGCGCGCCCTGAAGACCATCGACATCAGCACCGGCGAGGCCGCCAAGGCCCACCACCAGCGCTCCGACGTCTGTGCGGTTCCGGCTGCCGGCGTGGTGGCCGAGGCCATGGTTGCGCTGGTCCTGGCCGAGGCCGTCACCGAAAAGTTCG